One Mercurialis annua linkage group LG3, ddMerAnnu1.2, whole genome shotgun sequence DNA window includes the following coding sequences:
- the LOC126671273 gene encoding uncharacterized protein LOC126671273 has translation MAPHDLRRPFKRAAISDQQRRRDLTLQRQEQSRRDAQQQARCLASTVLSLQSQTAQAEHEHEPEPELLPDRQPEPDQSGAPEIDVRQASRMKGAEARKWFARQLMLPEWMIDVPDCLPQDWYVFARPAGKRCFVVSCNGITVSRQRNGSILHRFPSALPNGAKIRDSSGSSQSYCILDCIFHELDQTYYVIDMVCWRDYPLYDCSAEFRFFWLNSKLGETGSCDPPSSFHKYRFSTVPVYNCDQSGLWSAYTGDVPYVKDGLLFYNKHAHYQMGNTPLALVWKDEKCSQYVIDTDSKGEVLSQQQVVLELQDDGSLVASDDPPVAFGCLHSDFIQQEGLRSGNLVRFSVCDGGLSFADGKVKNADLHYLGKPNKARAFADSYSKIVFQHMARHSPLKIDDLLASVCSSDNQQSKPCEVEMSD, from the exons ATGGCACCACACGATCTCCGCCGTCCGTTTAAGAGAGCGGCGATCTCCGATCAGCAAAGACGAAGAGACTTAACGTTACAACGGCAGGAACAGAGCCGTCGCGATGCTCAACAACAAGCACGTTGTCTAGCTTCTACTGTCCTCTCTCTCCAATCTCAAACCGCTCAAGCTGAACATGAACATGAACCCGAACCTGAACTATTACCCGATAGACAACCCGAACCGGATCAATCTGGAGCTCCGGAGATTGACGTCCGTCAAGCCTCGAGAATGAAAGGAGCAGAGGCTAGAAAATGGTTCGCCAGACAGTTAATGCTACCGGAGTGGATGATCGACGTTCCTGATTGCCTGCCTCAAGACTG GTATGTATTCGCCAGACCAGCTGGCAAACGATGCTTCGTAGTCTCATGTAACGGAATTACAGTTAGTCGGCAAAGGAACGGCTCAATACTGCACCGTTTTCCGTCAGCTTTACCTAATGGAGCTAAAATTAGGGATTCATCTGGTTCTTCTCAGTCTTACTGTATACTTGACTGTATTTTCCACGAG TTGGATCAGACTTATTATGTGATAGATATGGTTTGCTGGAGAGATTACCCGCTGTATGATTGCAGTGCCGAGTTTCGATTCTTTTGGTTGAACTCGAAGCTTGGAGAGACCGGATCGTGCGATCCTCCTAGTTCTTTTCATAAGTATAGATTTTCTACGGTCCCTGTTTATAACTGTGATCAGAGTGGTCTTTGGTCAGCTTATACTGGAGATGTGCCCTATGTAAAGGATGGTTTATTGTTCTATAATAA GCATGCGCACTACCAAATGGGAAATACACCACTGGCGTTAGTTTGGAAAGATGAGAAGTGTAGTCAGTATGTTATTGACACAGATAGTAAAGGCGAGGTTCTGAGCCAACAACAG GTAGTTTTGGAGCTACAAGATGATGGCAGTCTAGTTGCATCAGATGATCCTCCTGTGGCCTTCGGCTGCCTACATTCAGATTTTATTCAACAG GAAGGGCTACGTTCAGGAAATCTTGTACGGTTTTCTGTTTGTGATGGAGGATTGAGTTTTGCGGATGGAAAGGTCAAGAATGCTGATCTACATTATCTTGGCAAGCCCAATAAGGCACGTGCTTTTGCAGATAGTTACTCAAAG ATTGTGTTCCAGCATATGGCCCGGCATTCTCCTCTAAAAATTGATGATCTTCTGGCCTCTGTTTGTTCATCTGACAATCAGCAAAGCAAACCTTGTGAAGTTGAGATGAGTGATTGA
- the LOC126671272 gene encoding probable inactive purple acid phosphatase 27, whose translation MEGFNFQGFKKPLIMLLFVLFVLNLSFVNGDMDGLGEQPLSKIEIHKTVLALSADASVKASPLLLGLLGGDTENVTVDIVNPQPSGDDWIGVFSPSIFNSSTCPPNNEPKEQNPYICSSPIKYKFANHDNSKYTETGKNTLRFEIINQRADFIFALFSGGLSNPKLVAVSNTITFLNPKAPVYPRLAQGKSWDEMTVTWTSGYNIDEAIPFVAWGLNGDTSLRSPAGTLTFDQNSMCGSPARTVGWRDPGFIHTSFLKELWPNTIYWYRMGHILTNGVYIWSKMYSFKSSPFPGQDSLQRVIIFGDMGKAERDGSNEYSNYQPGSLMTADRLVEDLNNYDIVFHIGDLAYSNGYISQWDQFTAQVQAITSTKPYMIASGNHERDWPNSGSFYDGLDSGGECGVVAETMYYVPAENRAKFWYSTDYGMFHFCVADTEHDWREGSEQYKFIENCLASVDRRKQPWLIFATHRVLGYSSNDWYGKEGSFEEPMGRESLQKLWQKYKVDIAFYGHVHNYERSCPVYQSRCVNSEKNHYSGTVEGTIHVVVGGGGAHLSPFSGTIPNWSVFRDFDFGFVKMTAFNHSYLLFEYKKSSDGKVHDSFTISRDYRDVLACIHDGCEATTLAS comes from the exons ATGGAGGGTTTTAATTTTCAGGGCTTTAAAAAACCCTTGATAATGCTGTTGTTTGTTCTGTTTGTTTTAAACTTGAGCTTTGTTAATGGTGACATGGATGGGCTTGGAGAGCAACCACTTTCCAAAATTGAAATTCACAAAACTGTTCTTGCTTTATCTGCTGATGCTTCTGTTAAAGCCTCCCCTTTACTTCTTGGCCTGCTG GGTGGGGATACTGAAAATGTAACGGTGGATATTGTTAACCCTCAACCATCTGGAGATGATTGGATTGGAGTTTTCTCCCCTTCAATATTCAA TTCATCCACATGTCCACCAAACAATGAGCCCAAAGAGCAAAACCCATATATTTGTTCATCCCCAATAAAG TACAAGTTTGCAAATCATGACAATTCAAAATACACTGAGACAGGCAAGAATACTTTGAGATTTGAGATTATAAATCAGCGGGCAGATTTCATATTCGCCTTATTTTCAGGCGGACTGTCAAAT CCAAAACTTGTCGCAGTGTCAAATACCATAACTTTTCTTAATCCTAAAGCGCCTGTGTATCCCCGTCTTGCTCAAGGAAAATCTTGGGATGAG ATGACCGTGACTTGGACTAGCGGTTATAACATCGATGAAGCTATTCCATTTGTTGCATGGGGTCTGAATGGAGACACTTCGTTGCGCTCACCTGCTGGAACATTGACATTTGATCAAAACAGCATGTGTG GTTCACCTGCAAGGACAGTAGGCTGGCGTGATCCTGGATTTATACACACAAGTTTTTTGAAAGAGTTATGGCCAAATACTAT ATACTGGTACCGGATGGGTCACATCCTAACCAATGGCGTTTACATCTGGAGTAAGATGTATTCATTTAAATCATCTCCATTCCCTGGACAGGACTCATTGCAGCGTGTCATTATTTTCGGCGACATGGGGAAG GCAGAGCGTGATGGGTCAAATGAGTACAGCAATTATCAGCCAGGATCACTCATGACCGCAGACCGACTTGTTGAAGACTTGAACAACTATGATATAGTATTCCACATTGGAGATCTAGCATATTCAAATGGATACATATCACAATGGGACCAATTCACAGCACAGGTCCAGGCCATTACATCAACTAAACCGTACATGATTGCAAG TGGCAACCATGAACGAGACTGGCCTAATTCAGGATCCTTCTATGACGGACTCGATTCCGGTGGGGAGTGCGGAGTGGTTGCTGAGACCATGTACTATGTCCCTGCAGAGAACAGAGCTAAATTTTG GTATTCAACTGATTATGGCATGTTTCACTTCTGCGTAGCTGATACAGAGCATGACTGGAGGGAGGGATCGGAACAGTATAAGTTCATTGAAAATTGCCTAGCGTCTGTAGATAGACGAAAGCAGCCTTGGCTAATTTTTGCAACTCATCGTGTCCTTGGATATTCCTCCAACGATTGGTACGGAAAAGAGGGTTCATTTGAAGAGCCCATGGGAAGGGAAAGCTTGCAAAAgctttggcaaaagtacaaagTAGACATCGCATTTTACGGGCACGTGCATAACTATGAAAGGTCATGCCCTGTATACCAG AGTCGATGTGTGAATTCAGAAAAAAATCATTATTCAGGCACGGTGGAGGGAACAATCCATGTTGTTGTCGGTGGGGGAGGAGCCCACTTATCACCATTCAGCGGAACGATTCCTAATTGGAGTGTGTTCAGAGATTTCGACTTTGGGTTCGTGAAGATGACAGCATTTAACCACTCATATTTGCTCTTTGAGTACAAGAAAAGCAGTGATGGCAAAGTACATGATTCTTTCACCATTTCCAGAGATTACAGAGATGTTTTGGCCTGTATTCATGACGGTTGCGAAGCAACTACTTTGGCAAGTTGA
- the LOC126674849 gene encoding uncharacterized protein LOC126674849, giving the protein MSTLTDEEEFSCSSDSDVDDPLDYLVDVEATGGAITLNSRRPNAHGGVHSKHNLSTLQPLANRNQKFSNRIRVSPLEEWEGRVDFGMSNSVTTEIRESIRDMATGKTRTTEKADRATVEQAVDPRTRKVIFKMLNRGVFSEINGCISTGKEANVYHATKPDGQEFAVKVYKTSILVFKDRDRYVQGDYRFRYGYCKHNPRKMVKTWAEKEMRNLLRIKAAGIRCPTPYLLRLHVLVMEFIGKTGCAAPRLKDAALSLDKLREGYVEMIIAMRTLYQKCKLVHGDLSEYNILYYEGHLYIIDVSQTVDLDHPRALDFLREDCVHVSDFFKKNGVAVMMIRELFDFIVDPTITDDSVDSYLEEIQQKILTRDITAEDEIADSVFVQSYIPKTLDNVKHAEEDVIRVTSGKDTEDMYYQTITGMKEALSKGKSVIQEEYEEGVTSVSKSCIGIDGPETKSEDETDDDDDSSSGESDESGSSSVEDPIDKKTARKENKKKVKEEKREARKNKVPKALKKRKKKLAKAQKTR; this is encoded by the exons ATGTCGACATTAACAGATGAGGAAGAATTTTCATGTTCATCGGATTCCGACGTCGACGACCCGTTGGATTATTTAGTCGACGTAGAAGCAACTGGCGGTGCAATTACTCTGAATTCAAGGCGTCCAAATGCCCACGGCGGCGTTCACTCTAAACATAATTTATCAACACTACAACCCCTTGCTAATCGCAACCAGAAGTTCTCTAATCGCATCCGCGTTTCTCCTTTGGAG GAATGGGAAGGGAGAGTTGATTTTGGAATGTCGAATTCAGTAACGACTGAGATTCGAGAAAGTATTAGGGATATGGCTACTGGTAAAACTAGAACTACTGAGAAAGCTGATCGTGCTACTGTTGAACAG GCAGTTGATCCAAGAACGCGCAAAGTTATATTCAAAATGCTTAATCGAGGTGTATTTAGTGAAATAAATGGCTGCATTTCTACTGGAAAAGAG GCAAATGTGTATCATGCAACGAAGCCTGATGGTCAAGAGTTTGCTGTCAAAGTTTACAAGACTTCAATTCTGGTTTTCAA GGACCGGGATCGGTATGTTCAAGGTGACTATCGATTTAGATATGGTTACTGCAAGCACAATCCAAGGAAAATGGTAAAGACATGGGCTGAAAAGGAAATGAGAAATCTTTTGAG AATTAAGGCAGCGGGAATTAGGTGCCCAACTCCATATCTTTTGAGACTTCATGTTCTGGTCATGGAATTTATAG GAAAGACTGGTTGTGCTGCACCTCGCCTCAAGGATGCTGCCTTATCTTTGGACAAGCTACGTGAAGGTTATGTAGAG atgATAATTGCAATGCGAACTTTATATCAGAAGTGCAAGCTAGTGCATGGGGACCTTAGTGAATATAACATACTCTATTATGAG GGTCACTTGTATATAATTGACGTCTCCCAAACTGTTGACCTTGACCACCCGCGGGCCCTTGATTTCCTTCGTGAAGACTGCGTTCATGTTTCT GATTTCTTTAAGAAAAATGGTGTAGCTGTCATGATGATTCGAGAGCTATTTGATTTCATTGTTGATCCAACCATTACTGATGATTCTGTTGATAGTTATTTGGAAGAG attcaacaaAAAATTTTGACCAGAGACATTACCGCAGAGGACGAAATTGCAGATTCCGTATTCGTGCAG TCGTACATTCCAAAGACGTTAGATAATGTGAAGCATGCAGAGGAGGACGTGATAAGAGTAACAAGTGGCAAGGATACAGAAGATATGTACTATCAAACCATTACCGGAATGAAGGAGGCTCTTTCTAAAGGTAAGTCTGTCATACAAGAGGAGTATGAAGAGGGTGTCACCTCTGTATCAAAGTCTTGTATCGGTATCGACGGACCTGAGACTAAATCTGAGGACGAGACAGATGACGATGATGACTCAAGTTCAGGTGAATCAGATGAGAGTGGCTCTTCATCTGTTGAGGATCCTATCGATAAAAAAACTGccagaaaagaaaataaaaagaaagtaaAGGAAGAGAAAAGAGAAGCTCGCAAGAACAAAGTGCCCAAGGctttgaagaaaagaaaaaagaaactgGCTAAAGCCCAGAAGACTAGGTAA